The following proteins come from a genomic window of Corynebacterium crudilactis:
- a CDS encoding ThiF family adenylyltransferase — translation MAQLPTSELHRTARQLALPGYGIEQQERLFNAHVLVIGAGGLGCPVMQSLASAGVGTITVIDDDTVDISNIHRQILFGASDVGRPKVEVAAERLKELQSDITVNALHERITPENACELLNSVDLVLDGSDSFSTKYLVSDAAEITGTPLIWATVLRFHGELALFNSGPDHRGVGLRDVFPEQPSADFVPDCATAGVLGATTATIGALMATHAIGFLTEIGDVQPGTILSYDAFPATTRSFRVSADPARPLVTRLRASYEAARTDTTSLIDATLNGSLTSLDIREPHEVLLKDLPEGATSLKLPLSQITSDSDILEALSGIDGDILVYCASGIRSSDFIDNYSHLGHKFVNLPGGVNAL, via the coding sequence ATGGCGCAGCTTCCCACATCTGAGCTTCACCGCACGGCCCGCCAACTCGCGCTCCCCGGATATGGCATTGAGCAGCAGGAACGACTTTTCAACGCCCACGTTCTAGTCATCGGCGCAGGCGGTCTCGGCTGCCCAGTCATGCAGTCGCTGGCTTCCGCAGGCGTTGGAACCATCACGGTCATCGATGACGACACCGTCGACATTTCCAACATTCACCGCCAAATCCTCTTCGGCGCAAGCGATGTCGGTCGACCCAAGGTCGAGGTTGCCGCCGAGCGCCTCAAAGAACTCCAATCAGACATCACCGTCAACGCGTTGCACGAACGGATCACTCCAGAAAACGCCTGCGAGCTGCTCAATTCCGTGGACCTCGTCTTAGACGGCTCCGATTCTTTCTCCACAAAATACTTAGTGTCTGATGCCGCCGAAATCACCGGAACTCCCCTCATCTGGGCAACGGTACTGCGCTTTCACGGCGAACTGGCACTCTTCAACTCTGGCCCCGACCACCGCGGAGTCGGCCTGCGCGACGTCTTCCCCGAACAACCCTCCGCCGATTTCGTCCCCGACTGCGCCACCGCTGGTGTTCTTGGCGCCACCACAGCCACCATCGGCGCACTCATGGCCACTCACGCCATCGGATTTCTCACAGAAATCGGCGACGTCCAACCAGGCACAATCCTCTCCTACGACGCATTCCCCGCCACCACGCGCAGCTTCCGCGTCTCCGCCGACCCGGCGCGCCCACTGGTCACCCGCCTCCGCGCCTCCTACGAGGCAGCGCGCACCGATACAACTTCGCTTATCGACGCCACCCTCAACGGCTCCCTCACCTCCCTCGATATCCGAGAGCCACATGAAGTTCTGCTCAAAGACCTCCCCGAGGGCGCAACGTCACTGAAGCTCCCCTTAAGCCAGATCACCTCGGACAGCGACATTTTAGAGGCACTGTCTGGAATCGACGGCGACATTTTGGTCTACTGCGCTTCGGGAATCCGCAGTTCCGACTTCATCGACAACTACTCCCACCTCGGCCACAAATTTGTGAATCTTCCCGGTGGGGTCAACGCGCTGTAG